A segment of the Candidatus Eisenbacteria bacterium genome:
CTCGAGCACCCGAGCGAGTGGCAGCCCTCCGGGCACGATGACCTGGTCGAGGCTTCGACCCTCGACCAGCTCCATGGTGAGGAACCGGGTGCCTTCTTCCTCCTCCACGGAGAAGAGCGTCACGATGTTCGGATGGCTCAGCCCGGCGACGGTGCGAGCCTCGCGCTCGAACCGGGCCAGCCGGTCGGGAGAGGCGCTCACGGCGGCGGGGAGCACCTTGATCGCCACCTCACGGCCAAGTCGCGTGTCGCGAGCGCGATAGACCTCGCCCATGCCCCCGGCCCCGAGGGCTCCGGTGATCTGGTACGTGCCGAGTCGCGTGCCGGTCGTCAGGGTCATGGGCTGGCCAGTTTAGCGCCCCGGGCGCCCCCTGTCACCCGGCCCCCCCGGGAAGTCTGCGTCGCGCCACAGGTATAGGCCCCATTACTACCTACGTCTCCTATCCGCCGGTCGGGAGACACCCGACAATGTGAATGAATTCACAAGGAGGCGATGCCTTGCCCGAGACGCCCGTTCCTGCCCGGCCCGTTCCGCGCCGCTCGTTCGAGCGCACCACGCTCGCCGGCGTGCTGCTCCTCGCGTGTGGGGCGGCTGCGCCCGGCTCTCCGGATCTCGCGATGCCGGAGCGCATCGTGTGGGGATTCCGGGACGGCGTGCCCTTCAACCAGCCCCGTGGCATCGCGATCGACGGTGTCCGAGGCGAGGTGGTCGTCGCGAACACGGGCGCCCATCGCATCGAGATCTTCTCGCTCGCGGGGCGTCCTCTCGAGCGGATGGTGCACCGCGTCCGCGCCGCCGACGGCTCGTGGCGGGACGGCCTGCCCCGGTGCGTCGCGATTGCCGCAGACGGAAGCTACCTCGTCGCCGACAACCTGGCCTCCGCGATCAGCGTTCTCGACCGCAGGGGACGGGTGAAGGGAACGCTGGAACCCTCGTTCCGCGTGAGCGGATCCGCGAGCGCGCTCCACGTATCGCGGACGGGGGACGTCTGGGTGGGAGGACCGCCGCGCGACGACCGCGTCCACCGGTTCGACGCCTCGCTCGATTCCGTCTCGGTGTGGGGCGAGAGCGGTGCGGCCGCGGGCAGCCTCAAGAACATCACCGCGATCACCACCCTCCCCGACGGTGATGTCGCGGTCGCGTGCGCCGGCACCGAGCTCGCGATCCAGATCTTCTCGCCCGATGGGACGTTCCGGTTCGGCTTCGGCGTGCACGACCTCGGGCCGGGCAACTTCTCGCTCCCTTCGGGCATCGCGGCCACCGACGACGGCCGGCTCTGGATCAGCGACGAGATTCGGCAGAACGTGCAGGTCTTCGATCTGAAGGGGACGTACATCGGAGCGTTCGGAGGCAAGGGCCTCGGACCGTCCGACTTCCTGTATCCCAGCGCGCTCGCAAGCGACCGTAAGGCCACGGTCGCGGTGGCGGAACGGGAGG
Coding sequences within it:
- a CDS encoding NHL repeat-containing protein produces the protein MPETPVPARPVPRRSFERTTLAGVLLLACGAAAPGSPDLAMPERIVWGFRDGVPFNQPRGIAIDGVRGEVVVANTGAHRIEIFSLAGRPLERMVHRVRAADGSWRDGLPRCVAIAADGSYLVADNLASAISVLDRRGRVKGTLEPSFRVSGSASALHVSRTGDVWVGGPPRDDRVHRFDASLDSVSVWGESGAAAGSLKNITAITTLPDGDVAVACAGTELAIQIFSPDGTFRFGFGVHDLGPGNFSLPSGIAATDDGRLWISDEIRQNVQVFDLKGTYIGAFGGKGLGPSDFLYPSALASDRKATVAVAEREAGRIQIFSVIGGGEGSEPKPQ